Proteins encoded together in one Musa acuminata AAA Group cultivar baxijiao chromosome BXJ3-6, Cavendish_Baxijiao_AAA, whole genome shotgun sequence window:
- the LOC103989408 gene encoding dof zinc finger protein 1-like, protein MEQQQQLQKRQRSQQPPLVPCARCGSSDTKFCYFNNYNTSQPRYYCRTCKRHWTHGGTLRNVPEGGSSKKSKLKSSASSSSSPSLKLPQAQAMVDQMAAVAVGTSTNPDRAAMPPPLLYGGGARAAGWGGILGDEPALPAFNSGGLDGDFGPSNPATTPSGFNLLQQLVQQPRLTLALHRNLFMFQQQMNAPAFATAAPAIVAADAAATTEESNQNYHNNSRMSNMSGAPHPPPSSSSM, encoded by the coding sequence atggagcagcagcagcagctacagAAAAGGCAACGCTCGCAGCAGCCGCCGCTAGTGCCGTGCGCGAGGTGCGGTTCCAGcgacaccaagttctgctacttcaACAACTACAACACTTCGCAGCCGAGGTACTACTGCAGGACCTGCAAGCGCCACTGGACGCACGGCGGCACCCTCCGCAACGTCCCCGAAGGCGGTAGCTCCAAGAAGAGCAAGCTCAAATCAtcggcgtcgtcgtcgtcatcgccaTCCCTGAAGCTTCCTCAAGCGCAAGCGATGGTCGACCAGATGGCAGCCGTTGCGGTTGGTACCAGCACCAACCCGGACCGTGCTGCCATGCCGCCGCCGTTACTCTACGGCGGCGGAGCGAGAGCAGCCGGGTGGGGAGGTATTTTGGGAGATGAGCCCGCTCTTCCGGCCTTCAATTCCGGCGGCTTGGACGGCGACTTTGGCCCGTCGAATCCTGCGACGACGCCGTCGGGATTCAATCTCTTGCAGCAGCTGGTGCAGCAACCCCGCTTGACTCTGGCTCTGCACCGAAACCTGTTCATGTTCCAACAGCAAATGAATGCTCCCGCGTTTGCCACTGCAGCTCCCGCCATTGTTGCGGCAGATGCCGCTGCTACAACCGAAGAAAGCAATCAGAACTATCACAACAACAGCAGGATGTCGAACATGTCAGGCGCCCCTCACCCTCCTCCATCCTCATCTTCCATGTGA